The Astyanax mexicanus isolate ESR-SI-001 chromosome 7, AstMex3_surface, whole genome shotgun sequence genome has a window encoding:
- the si:ch211-198a12.6 gene encoding zinc finger protein 501 — translation MAESETECDTPGLDTLGSECVIAHTQVGDLHYAAETEIMTQEDKRLDLEAIHGDLGAVTCVDAVTETDHDYTKSEGHHEPHYFTSADIKGNEALLGEVLLKAEMGGAAEHVVKVESDHAGELTVESENGVIIHEAHGLQCNECGEIFGSMTDLHQHFEIHKGTQPYICVHCGESFAVEASLRGHMKIHMKEKSYVPTGVDLVGKGVIDAFNLKPHQMMHSPEKPHRCSECGKSFAAAITLREHMKMHSDDKPYKCTQCRKSFVRRRHLKKHQELHAREKPFNCPQCGKGFATSSNLKQHQKTHAGDKPHRCAQCGKCFAAAATLREHQRIHSGEKPYKCNQCRKSFVRKRHLKKHQLVHQGGKPYRCSQCDKGFNHSSSLSRHHKVHLEAKMYPQPDKEFPFDTPMKSSLPTGEKPYSCNHCEKSFNHSSSLSRHQRTHSDGKTYTCGHCGKRFNHSSSLARHQRVHLDEKSSYSAIPSGKGFPHTTILKQRILQSEKPYRCSQCGKGFNHSSSLSRHHRSHIDQ, via the coding sequence ATGGCTGAGTCAGAGACTGAGTGTGACACGCCAGGCCTCGACACACTGGGGTCTGAGTGTGTCATAGCGCACACGCAAGTTGGGGACTTGCACTATGCGGCAGAGACTGAAATCATGACCCAAGAGGACAAGAGGCTTGACCTAGAGGCCATTCATGGAGACCTGGGGGCTGTGACCTGTGTGGATGCAGTAACGGAGACGGACCATGACTACACAAAATCTGAGGGGCATCATGAGCCGCATTACTTCACGAGTGCTGACATAAAAGGCAATGAGGCCTTGCTTGGTGAAGTCCTGTTGAAAGCAGAGATGGGTGGAGCTGCTGAGCATGTGGTAAAGGTTGAGTCGGACCATGCAGGAGAGCTAACGGTGGAATCAGAGAATGGTGTCATAATTCACGAAGCCCATGGTCTGCAGTGCAACGAGTGCGGCGAGATATTCGGCAGCATGACTGACCTGCACCAACACTTTGAAATTCATAAAGGCACGCAGCCGTACATTTGTGTGCACTGTGGCGAGAGCTTTGCTGTTGAAGCTAGTCTGAGAGGGCATATGAAGATTCATATGAAGGAGAAGAGCTATGTCCCCACTGGTGTGGATTTGGTTGGCAAAGGAGTCATTGATGCATTCAACCTGAAACCCCACCAGATGATGCACTCCCCAGAAAAGCCACACAGATGTTCTGAATGTGGTAAGAGCTTTGCTGCAGCTATCACACTCAGAGAGCATATGAAAATGCATTCTGATGACAAACCCTACAAGTGCACCCAGTGCAGGAAGAGCTTTGTTCGCAGACGCCATCTAAAGAAACATCAGGAGCTGCATGCTCGCGAAAAGCCTTTTAACTGTCCCCAGTGCGGTAAAGGCTTTGCTACTTCTTCTAATTTGAAACAGCACCAGAAGACCCATGCTGGTGACAAGCCACATCGATGTGCACAGTGTGGCAAATGTTTTGCAGCTGCAGCCACTCTGAGAGAACATCAGCGAATTCATTCTGGTGAGAAACCCTACAAATGTAATCAGTGCAGGAAAAGCTTTGTGAGGAAACGCCACCTGAAGAAGCACCAGCTGGTCCACCAGGGTGGCAAGCCCTACCGATGCAGTCAGTGTGACAAAGGTTTTAACCACTCTTCTTCCCTGTCAAGGCATCACAAGGTTCATCTAGAAGCTAAGATGTATCCCCAGCCTGACAAGGAATTCCCCTTTGATACCCCTATGAAGAGTAGTCTGCCCACTGGTGAAAAGCCATACAGCTGCAACCACTGTGAGAAGAGCTTCAATCACTCATCATCGCTATCTAGGCACCAGAGAACTCATTCTGACGGGAAAACGTACACCTGTGGTCACTGTGGCAAGAGGTTTAATCATTCCTCCTCTCTTGCAAGGCACCAGCGTGTTCATTTGGATGAGAAGTCCTCCTATAGTGCTATTCCATCAGGAAAGGGATTCCCGCATACTACCATCTTGAAGCAGAGAATTCTGCAGAGTGAGAAGCCGTACCGATGTTCGCAGTGTGGAAAGGGTTTCAATCATTCTTCCTCCTTGTCTAGGCATCATAGAAGTCATATTGATCAGTGA